One Blastocatellia bacterium DNA segment encodes these proteins:
- a CDS encoding glycosyltransferase, whose amino-acid sequence MDRDPFSRSTTLVIPVHRGRERALERLLLSVANTAPSAFSPVEILIVSRDIPDIETHLSALSRAFPFPIRSLYVPDARTLAELRNAGLHAVATEWVHFLDSDTFLAPDHFLRLERAVDAQDRSIACFQFDFEPAPTRSLWARYEAEIDRWAIGQYVRSESVRGLNGMGFLARVEVLRALGGFDSTLVAAEDIELGYRLSRAGVPIAFLGDIRIVHEYPLRLRDLMRRKFWHGQGYGLFLARHPEFPRQFLATSRPSLSAIVRRPLFFAYALVSHIVFFAGAVVALWRARSRRASSRRSAHSALAGARAERPTCDVPSETLPAPAPRHDHDDARRERA is encoded by the coding sequence GTGGATCGTGATCCTTTCTCCCGATCCACGACTCTCGTGATTCCCGTGCACCGCGGACGGGAGCGGGCGCTCGAGCGTCTCCTTCTGTCGGTCGCCAATACCGCGCCGAGCGCCTTCTCTCCGGTGGAGATCCTCATCGTGAGCCGCGACATCCCCGACATCGAGACGCACTTGAGCGCGCTCTCCCGCGCTTTTCCCTTTCCGATTCGCTCGCTCTACGTCCCCGATGCGCGAACGCTCGCCGAATTGCGCAATGCGGGACTCCACGCCGTCGCGACCGAATGGGTGCATTTCTTGGACTCGGACACGTTCCTCGCGCCCGATCACTTCTTGCGCTTAGAACGCGCGGTGGATGCGCAGGATCGTTCGATCGCGTGTTTCCAGTTCGATTTCGAACCTGCTCCCACGCGCTCGTTGTGGGCGCGCTATGAGGCCGAGATCGATCGCTGGGCTATCGGTCAATACGTTCGGTCGGAGAGCGTGCGCGGATTGAACGGCATGGGCTTTCTGGCACGCGTCGAGGTGTTGCGCGCTCTCGGAGGGTTCGATTCGACACTGGTGGCCGCAGAGGACATCGAGCTGGGGTATCGTCTTTCCCGCGCCGGCGTCCCGATCGCGTTCCTGGGCGATATCCGCATCGTGCACGAGTATCCTCTGCGATTGCGGGATCTGATGCGGCGCAAGTTCTGGCACGGTCAAGGATACGGGCTTTTCCTCGCGCGCCATCCGGAGTTCCCGCGACAATTCCTCGCCACGTCGCGACCTTCGCTCTCGGCCATCGTGCGTCGTCCGCTTTTCTTCGCCTACGCTCTCGTCAGTCACATCGTCTTTTTTGCGGGCGCCGTCGTCGCGCTCTGGCGCGCGCGGAGCAGACGCGCGTCCTCGAGGAGGAGCGCGCATTCGGCTCTCGCGGGCGCACGAGCAGAACGCCCGACATGCGATGTTCCTTCAGAAACGCTTCCAGCTCCTGCTCCACGACACGACCACGACGACGCGAGGCGTGAGAGAGCATGA
- a CDS encoding D-glycerate dehydrogenase, which translates to MATPKRFRVFATCDIGQEALDILRQRGYEVEVYPHPDPPPKSLIIEKVKSGIDGLITTLRDPIDREVLEAGRGTLKVVAQCAVGFDNIDRAAANELKIPFTHTPDVLNEATAEFALFILGCVSRKLWPSEKLVRENRWGAWHPYLPFLGDEVTGKTVSVIGTGRIGKAFIKKCIGFDMNILCYDPIVQDHDFVAKVQRELDLRYELGFAPERRTIRYVSFDEALSQGDYVSLHVPLLRPGESETPTYHLIDENALRKMKPTAYLINTSRGPVVDERALYWALKNGVIAGAALDVFEVEPLPPDSPLRDPELEDRLRLFHHFASGGRITRLSPDPDRGMAGRTVQALIDVLEGNYGGDPAKMPFVVNKEAFQ; encoded by the coding sequence ATGGCGACGCCCAAACGCTTTCGCGTATTCGCGACTTGCGACATCGGCCAGGAGGCTCTGGATATACTGCGGCAGCGGGGATATGAAGTCGAGGTCTATCCGCATCCCGATCCTCCGCCCAAGAGCCTCATCATCGAGAAAGTGAAGTCGGGGATAGATGGGCTGATCACCACCTTGCGCGATCCGATTGATCGCGAGGTCCTGGAGGCCGGACGCGGCACGCTCAAGGTCGTCGCCCAATGTGCCGTCGGCTTCGATAACATTGATCGCGCAGCGGCCAACGAACTGAAGATCCCCTTCACGCATACGCCCGACGTCTTGAACGAGGCGACGGCCGAATTCGCCCTCTTCATCCTGGGGTGCGTCTCGCGCAAACTCTGGCCGAGCGAGAAGCTCGTGCGGGAGAACCGATGGGGAGCGTGGCATCCGTATCTCCCCTTCCTGGGCGACGAGGTGACGGGCAAGACGGTCTCGGTCATCGGAACGGGGCGGATCGGGAAGGCGTTCATCAAGAAGTGCATCGGCTTCGACATGAATATCCTCTGCTACGATCCGATCGTTCAAGATCACGACTTCGTCGCCAAGGTTCAACGCGAATTGGATCTGCGCTATGAGTTGGGATTCGCGCCCGAACGGCGCACGATCCGCTATGTGAGTTTCGACGAGGCTTTGAGCCAGGGAGATTACGTGAGCCTTCATGTCCCGCTCCTTCGCCCTGGTGAGAGCGAGACACCGACCTATCACCTCATTGACGAGAACGCGCTGCGGAAGATGAAACCGACGGCCTATCTCATCAACACTTCGCGTGGGCCGGTCGTGGATGAGCGCGCGCTGTATTGGGCGTTGAAGAATGGGGTGATCGCCGGAGCGGCGCTGGATGTCTTCGAGGTCGAACCTTTGCCGCCGGATTCTCCCTTGCGCGATCCGGAGTTGGAAGATCGGCTTCGACTTTTCCATCACTTCGCCAGCGGGGGACGCATCACGCGCCTCTCGCCCGATCCCGATCGCGGCATGGCGGGACGAACCGTCCAAGCGCTCATTGATGTGCTCGAGGGGAATTACGGCGGAGATCCGGCGAAGATGCCCTTCGTGGTGAACAAAGAGGCGTTTCAATAG
- a CDS encoding DUF2905 domain-containing protein, translating to MMPWEGLGGMGRLFIVIGLLFVVFGLVLVLLERFPQIPLGRLPGDIRIERENVRFYFPLVTSLILSLIATILWSLVSSLRK from the coding sequence ATGATGCCGTGGGAAGGTCTGGGCGGCATGGGACGACTCTTCATCGTGATCGGGCTTTTGTTCGTCGTCTTTGGTCTGGTGCTCGTGCTCTTAGAGCGCTTCCCGCAAATTCCTTTGGGGCGGCTCCCCGGGGACATCCGCATCGAGCGCGAGAACGTTCGATTCTACTTCCCCTTGGTCACGAGCCTGATCTTGAGCCTGATCGCGACGATCCTTTGGTCGTTGGTCTCTTCGCTTCGCAAGTGA
- the ndk gene encoding nucleoside-diphosphate kinase, whose product MLERTLAIIKPDAVERGLVGEIIRRIEAERFRIRGLKMVHLTKAQAEGFYAVHRDKPFFESLTTFMSSGPCVVLLLEGESAISRWREVMGATDPARAADGTIRRQFGTTIERNVVHGSDAPETAEFEIAYFFNALEIVG is encoded by the coding sequence ATGCTCGAACGCACGCTCGCCATCATCAAACCGGATGCCGTCGAGCGAGGGCTCGTGGGAGAGATCATCCGCCGGATCGAGGCGGAACGATTTCGCATTCGCGGCCTGAAGATGGTGCATCTGACGAAGGCGCAAGCGGAAGGGTTTTACGCTGTACATCGCGATAAGCCATTCTTCGAAAGCCTCACGACGTTCATGTCGAGCGGGCCGTGCGTCGTCCTTCTGCTGGAAGGGGAATCCGCCATCTCCCGGTGGCGAGAGGTCATGGGGGCGACCGATCCGGCTCGGGCGGCTGATGGCACGATCCGTCGTCAGTTCGGCACGACGATCGAGCGCAACGTCGTCCATGGCTCGGATGCTCCAGAGACCGCCGAGTTTGAGATCGCCTATTTCTTCAACGCCCTGGAGATCGTGGGGTGA
- the sucD gene encoding succinate--CoA ligase subunit alpha, whose translation MSILVDEHTRVVVQGITGREGTFHTQQMKAYGTKIVAGVTPGKGGTVHEGVPVFNTVEQAVRETGANTSVIYVPAAFAADAIMEAADAGIALIVCITEGIPALDMVRVMAFLQNRPARLIGPNCPGVISPGKCKVGIMPGHIHREGTIGVVSRSGTLTYEAVWQLTQRGLGQSTCVGIGGDPIVGTNFVDVLRLFEQDEQTEAVVLIGEIGGTAEEEAAAFVRAHMTKPVIGFVAGQTAPPGRRMGHAGAIISGGHGTAAEKMRAMEEAGIHVVRSPAEIGATVARVLGRE comes from the coding sequence TTGAGCATACTCGTAGACGAGCACACGCGCGTCGTCGTTCAAGGAATCACGGGTCGAGAGGGGACGTTCCATACGCAGCAAATGAAGGCGTATGGGACGAAGATCGTCGCCGGTGTCACTCCGGGGAAAGGTGGGACGGTTCACGAAGGGGTGCCGGTCTTCAATACGGTCGAGCAGGCAGTACGGGAGACCGGAGCGAATACAAGTGTGATCTACGTGCCCGCCGCCTTTGCCGCTGATGCCATCATGGAGGCGGCGGACGCCGGCATCGCGCTCATCGTCTGCATCACGGAAGGCATTCCCGCGCTCGATATGGTTCGAGTCATGGCCTTCTTGCAGAATCGGCCGGCGCGGTTGATTGGACCGAACTGCCCGGGGGTGATCTCCCCAGGAAAGTGCAAGGTGGGCATCATGCCCGGACACATTCATCGAGAAGGGACGATTGGCGTTGTCTCCCGCAGCGGCACGCTCACGTATGAGGCCGTGTGGCAACTGACGCAGCGGGGGCTCGGACAATCCACCTGCGTCGGGATTGGAGGGGATCCCATCGTCGGTACGAACTTCGTGGATGTGCTGCGCCTCTTCGAGCAGGACGAGCAAACGGAGGCGGTCGTCCTCATTGGGGAGATCGGAGGGACGGCTGAGGAAGAAGCGGCGGCCTTCGTGCGCGCGCACATGACCAAGCCCGTCATCGGATTCGTCGCTGGGCAGACGGCGCCGCCCGGTCGGCGCATGGGCCATGCGGGGGCCATCATCTCTGGAGGCCATGGAACGGCGGCTGAGAAAATGCGGGCGATGGAGGAAGCCGGCATTCATGTCGTCCGCAGCCCGGCCGAGATCGGCGCTACAGTCGCGCGCGTCTTAGGACGGGAATAG
- a CDS encoding M48 family metallopeptidase has protein sequence MRDGNTKRRWRRFTLVLVSLTFGSVFGLAHPESEFAARATDSARIASGSRNPYDKFRGASYSNEGLYPERDEIRLGQELHKQLQKEQKIVQDPLLARYVQQLGEKLARLSKRPDLDYHFFIIEDPTVNAFALPGGYVYVHTGLLAAVADESELASVLGHEIGHVVARHGLKNFKRAQRYQFLVGLINLGIGAIGGESTAARIGQTASQLLAAGIFTKHSRDAEREADFLGLHNMYAAGYDPRGMVSMFEKLEQISRRNPDLLGAVFRTHPPASERIRNTQAEITDHLALDPRLVRDTSAFRAMKQRLRELGLAEGSASSSVRRRLRSRS, from the coding sequence ATGAGGGATGGCAACACGAAGCGAAGATGGCGGAGATTCACACTCGTACTGGTCAGTCTCACCTTCGGATCGGTGTTCGGGCTCGCTCATCCCGAGAGTGAGTTCGCGGCGCGCGCGACGGATTCCGCGCGGATCGCGAGCGGAAGTCGGAATCCCTACGACAAGTTTCGAGGAGCGAGCTACAGCAACGAAGGCCTCTACCCGGAACGAGATGAGATTCGCCTGGGGCAGGAGCTGCACAAGCAATTGCAGAAGGAGCAAAAGATCGTACAGGATCCACTGCTCGCTCGATACGTGCAGCAGCTTGGAGAGAAGCTGGCTCGCCTCTCCAAACGTCCGGACCTCGACTACCACTTCTTCATCATTGAGGATCCGACGGTGAATGCCTTCGCGCTGCCGGGCGGATACGTCTACGTGCACACAGGCTTGCTCGCCGCGGTGGCGGACGAAAGCGAACTCGCGTCGGTCCTCGGGCACGAGATCGGACATGTCGTCGCGCGGCATGGGCTGAAGAACTTCAAGCGGGCGCAGAGGTACCAATTCCTCGTCGGCTTGATCAATCTGGGCATTGGCGCGATCGGCGGCGAGAGCACGGCGGCGCGCATCGGGCAAACGGCCTCGCAACTTCTGGCCGCGGGCATTTTCACGAAGCATTCGCGGGATGCTGAGCGGGAGGCCGATTTCCTCGGCTTGCACAACATGTATGCGGCCGGATACGATCCGCGCGGCATGGTCTCGATGTTCGAGAAGCTGGAGCAGATCTCGCGTCGAAATCCCGATCTGCTCGGCGCGGTCTTCCGCACGCATCCGCCGGCATCCGAGCGCATTCGGAACACACAGGCGGAGATCACGGATCATCTCGCGCTCGACCCTCGCCTGGTGCGCGACACGTCAGCCTTTCGCGCGATGAAGCAACGATTGCGAGAGTTAGGATTGGCCGAGGGCTCGGCCTCCTCATCTGTGCGGAGGCGGTTGAGAAGCCGCTCGTGA
- a CDS encoding O-antigen ligase family protein translates to MASLTSDSPRGRIAPRTLDLWIEGVFVLLLFGSPFALGAVEAWGYGAMEMGVAVLAALFLVRGWRRGRFAWFASPVNPLLFALLLLALLQGVPLPLSAIAWLSPRAAEMVPVEGPSSWTSLALNRTLWREELLKWIAYGATFFIAASWLHEPRRVKRFFGYFVAVGASLTLFALVQLAFWNGKIFWRIETASAFPFGPYVNHNHFAGFIELALGATLGLLLAEIHPVVSGRVRLRDYSATRAILLAGVGALLLIGLLLSRSRGGIVSVLGASAILPLLLQRSESRRALVLALLVLALLVGGALALGSGIALERYRFAGDPSVQYRLATWRDTLALGRDYWRFGCGLGNFAEAFPAYKTGFPGFFTVHPENDYLQALAELGIAGFGLLMALIGIYARGVLKLLRQRRNEEVRGLAAGGMFGLIALSLHGLYDFNFHIPANAFAFVLMAAMTQAIVALHVRSNGEIAFLMPVRQWTRERSTSLFTGIVLVGLAGAIGYAALSLRAAIHHQQFLAWFQTYRVEPPEQALRAMDRLIPGHEAEMRHWRARQLFDYGRLPDRPRLQQYAFFERAAELAQEAVWARPARGRYWALWARALAELGERERAVWAFERAVRLDPMNAEIRYDFGRYAVFLGDRERALAELSRARQLNPQLDLVQTLDLLSHVIADEHLLRRVLVSENEVAAFTAWYREHFERGKTASDHRK, encoded by the coding sequence ATGGCCTCGCTTACATCGGATTCGCCCCGAGGACGGATCGCACCGCGAACGCTTGATCTCTGGATCGAGGGCGTATTCGTCCTGCTCCTCTTCGGATCGCCCTTCGCGCTCGGAGCGGTCGAAGCGTGGGGATACGGGGCGATGGAGATGGGCGTCGCCGTGCTCGCGGCTCTCTTCCTCGTGCGCGGATGGCGTCGCGGTCGTTTCGCTTGGTTCGCCTCACCGGTGAATCCGCTCTTGTTCGCGCTCCTTCTACTGGCTCTGCTACAGGGGGTGCCGCTCCCCCTCTCCGCGATCGCCTGGCTCTCGCCCCGCGCGGCCGAGATGGTGCCGGTGGAGGGGCCATCCTCGTGGACCTCGCTCGCCCTCAATCGCACGCTTTGGCGCGAAGAGCTGCTCAAGTGGATCGCCTACGGCGCGACGTTCTTCATCGCCGCGAGTTGGCTCCATGAGCCGCGACGCGTGAAGCGATTTTTCGGCTACTTCGTCGCCGTGGGGGCGAGCCTCACGCTCTTCGCCCTCGTTCAGCTCGCGTTCTGGAACGGGAAGATCTTCTGGCGGATCGAGACGGCCTCGGCCTTTCCCTTCGGTCCGTATGTGAATCACAACCATTTCGCGGGCTTCATCGAACTGGCCTTGGGCGCGACGCTCGGGCTTTTGCTCGCGGAGATTCATCCGGTTGTGAGCGGGCGCGTGCGGCTGCGCGATTACTCCGCCACGCGCGCCATTCTGCTCGCTGGTGTGGGCGCGCTCTTGCTCATCGGTCTTCTGCTCTCCCGCTCACGCGGGGGGATCGTGAGCGTGCTTGGCGCGAGTGCGATCTTACCCCTTTTGCTCCAACGTTCGGAATCCCGACGCGCGCTCGTTTTGGCCCTGCTCGTCCTCGCTCTGCTGGTGGGGGGTGCCCTGGCGCTTGGCTCTGGAATTGCGCTCGAACGCTATCGGTTCGCGGGCGATCCATCGGTGCAGTATCGGCTCGCGACCTGGCGCGACACATTGGCGCTCGGGCGCGATTATTGGCGGTTCGGCTGCGGCCTCGGGAACTTCGCCGAGGCCTTTCCCGCTTACAAGACGGGCTTCCCCGGATTCTTCACGGTTCATCCCGAGAACGATTACCTGCAAGCGCTCGCCGAACTGGGGATCGCGGGATTCGGACTGCTGATGGCGCTCATCGGCATCTACGCGCGCGGCGTCCTCAAGCTTTTGCGCCAACGACGCAATGAAGAGGTGCGGGGCCTGGCTGCGGGCGGAATGTTTGGCCTCATCGCGCTCTCGCTTCACGGCCTCTATGACTTCAACTTCCACATCCCCGCGAATGCTTTCGCCTTCGTCTTGATGGCCGCCATGACCCAAGCGATCGTCGCGCTGCACGTCCGCTCGAACGGCGAGATCGCTTTCCTCATGCCGGTGCGGCAATGGACGCGCGAGCGCTCGACTTCGCTGTTCACGGGCATCGTGCTCGTGGGCCTTGCGGGAGCGATCGGGTATGCCGCGCTCTCTCTTCGCGCCGCGATCCATCACCAGCAATTCCTCGCGTGGTTCCAAACCTATCGTGTGGAGCCTCCCGAACAAGCGCTTCGCGCGATGGATCGCCTCATTCCCGGCCATGAGGCTGAGATGCGCCACTGGCGCGCTCGTCAGCTCTTCGATTACGGGCGTCTTCCGGATCGTCCACGACTGCAGCAGTATGCCTTCTTCGAGCGCGCGGCGGAGTTGGCGCAGGAGGCCGTCTGGGCCCGGCCAGCGCGCGGCCGCTATTGGGCGCTCTGGGCACGCGCGCTGGCCGAATTGGGTGAGCGAGAACGCGCCGTGTGGGCTTTCGAACGCGCCGTGAGGCTCGACCCCATGAACGCCGAGATTCGCTATGACTTCGGTCGCTACGCCGTCTTCCTCGGCGATCGCGAGCGCGCCCTCGCGGAACTCTCTCGCGCCCGACAGTTGAATCCGCAATTGGACCTCGTGCAAACGCTCGACCTGCTCAGTCACGTGATCGCGGACGAACACCTCCTGCGCCGCGTCCTTGTCAGCGAGAACGAAGTGGCAGCCTTCACCGCATGGTACCGGGAGCACTTCGAGCGCGGGAAGACGGCGAGCGATCATCGGAAGTAA
- a CDS encoding protein kinase → MVESKMRRDPYGFVGTVLADRYRVEELVGIGGMGVVYRARHLVTTATVAVKVLKPDLALSCPDLVEVFFKEAKATVALDHPYIIRVTDAAMTRDGLPFLVMEWLSGHTLEEELRRHGPLSLERVALFLDQIAEALAYAHARGLVHRDLKPSNLMLVTDYKGEPIVKILDFGIAKALPGATSARVSRPMGTLHYASPEQFRSGAAIDHRSDIYSLGIVAYQMLTGRVPFEAESLERVIYAHLHEQPPSPRRFRPDVPAAVEEVFVRALAKNPEDRFSSAVEMARAFRQAIGLEVGKLRLRCEDAETRAGVAAALVYVDGRYAGRTDAEGNCEIEGLSPRAHLLEVESARHHRWRGTVHLESGKASVVLLRLDPLHLGSIFLQCAVAGADVFLDGERVGVTDERGTCALERVPIGRHRITVRHPQYVPAHAACEVIEGEMVSLMLALRPRRWHVLSRWLAFGKRETMSAASGETRATRPSPETLPDTVADVATQGIVPTLSTQEMTRSWRMRSRRALALGLVSVGLLGGIFALRSWRKSPEVTSSVVQRPQERSLPESSSSPSETLARPESPRERAISSSSSIRRPHSRTSPSVSPGSLPESPSEATPAREPSSHTEETTSAALTVAEHVRRGNENFNAGRYDEALREYQAAQQLDPANPDVYYLLGLVYERRGEYDAAREAFERCTAGPYAAVARNHLKMLEKKRRKP, encoded by the coding sequence ATGGTGGAGTCGAAGATGCGGCGTGATCCCTACGGCTTCGTAGGCACCGTCTTGGCCGATCGGTACCGCGTAGAGGAACTTGTCGGGATTGGTGGAATGGGCGTCGTCTATCGCGCTCGCCACCTGGTGACGACGGCGACGGTGGCGGTAAAGGTCCTGAAGCCGGATTTGGCGCTCTCTTGTCCCGACCTGGTCGAGGTGTTCTTCAAGGAGGCGAAAGCGACGGTCGCGCTCGATCATCCGTATATCATTCGGGTCACCGACGCTGCGATGACGCGCGATGGACTCCCATTCCTCGTCATGGAGTGGCTGTCCGGACACACGCTGGAGGAAGAGCTTCGGCGACACGGGCCTCTGTCGTTGGAGCGCGTGGCGCTGTTTCTGGATCAGATCGCTGAGGCGCTCGCTTACGCTCACGCGCGCGGTCTCGTGCATCGGGATTTGAAGCCGAGCAATTTGATGCTCGTCACGGACTACAAGGGCGAGCCGATCGTGAAGATCCTCGATTTCGGGATCGCGAAAGCGCTCCCGGGAGCCACAAGCGCGCGCGTCAGCCGCCCGATGGGGACGCTCCATTATGCATCGCCGGAGCAATTCCGCTCTGGAGCGGCCATTGATCACCGGTCGGACATCTACAGCTTGGGCATCGTCGCGTATCAAATGCTCACCGGGCGCGTGCCGTTCGAGGCCGAATCGCTCGAGCGAGTGATCTACGCCCACTTGCATGAGCAGCCTCCTTCGCCGCGGCGCTTTCGTCCGGATGTGCCCGCGGCCGTCGAGGAGGTGTTCGTGCGCGCGCTGGCGAAAAACCCTGAGGATCGTTTCTCTTCGGCCGTGGAGATGGCGCGCGCGTTTCGACAAGCGATCGGACTGGAGGTGGGGAAGCTCCGCCTTCGGTGCGAGGATGCGGAGACTCGCGCTGGCGTCGCAGCGGCGCTAGTCTACGTGGACGGCCGATATGCGGGGCGAACCGATGCCGAGGGGAATTGTGAGATCGAGGGTCTCAGCCCTCGCGCCCATCTCCTCGAAGTGGAGTCGGCTCGTCATCATCGCTGGCGCGGGACCGTTCACCTGGAGTCGGGGAAGGCGAGCGTGGTCCTGCTGAGGCTCGATCCGCTTCATCTGGGGAGCATATTTCTTCAGTGTGCCGTCGCAGGCGCCGATGTCTTCCTGGATGGCGAACGCGTGGGCGTGACCGATGAGCGCGGGACTTGCGCATTGGAACGCGTCCCCATCGGTCGGCATCGGATCACAGTGCGACATCCGCAGTACGTTCCGGCTCACGCCGCGTGCGAGGTCATCGAGGGAGAGATGGTCTCCCTCATGCTCGCACTCCGTCCGCGTCGGTGGCACGTCCTTAGCCGATGGCTTGCATTCGGGAAACGAGAGACGATGAGCGCCGCGTCAGGAGAGACGCGCGCTACCCGACCTTCGCCAGAAACTCTCCCGGACACAGTGGCCGATGTGGCCACACAGGGAATCGTTCCCACTCTTTCGACCCAGGAGATGACGCGATCGTGGAGGATGCGCTCCCGACGCGCGCTCGCCCTTGGGCTCGTGAGTGTCGGGCTTCTCGGGGGGATCTTCGCTCTTCGGTCATGGAGAAAATCGCCGGAAGTGACCTCATCCGTCGTCCAAAGGCCGCAGGAGCGCAGCTTGCCTGAATCCTCGTCCTCGCCCTCGGAAACGCTCGCGAGGCCAGAGTCCCCGCGCGAGCGCGCCATCTCGTCTTCCTCGTCCATTCGTCGGCCCCATTCTCGAACTTCGCCCTCGGTCTCCCCAGGATCGCTCCCGGAATCGCCTTCAGAGGCGACGCCCGCGAGAGAGCCCTCTTCTCACACGGAGGAGACGACGAGCGCCGCACTTACCGTCGCCGAGCACGTGCGTCGAGGGAATGAAAATTTCAATGCGGGACGATACGACGAAGCGTTGCGCGAGTATCAAGCCGCGCAGCAGCTCGATCCTGCGAATCCCGATGTCTACTATCTGCTCGGTCTCGTCTATGAACGTCGGGGCGAGTACGATGCGGCGCGCGAGGCTTTCGAACGATGTACAGCGGGACCATATGCGGCCGTCGCGCGAAATCATCTGAAGATGCTGGAGAAGAAGCGGCGGAAGCCGTAG
- the npdG gene encoding NADPH-dependent F420 reductase codes for MKIAVIGGTGKEGRGLVLRLAASGADEVFIGSRQAEKAQAKAEALNQQLGRRAVVGLENRAAAHAADLAILCVPYAAHEETLRTIAPELQGKILVDTTVPLDPHDPLRLRRRSEQSAAEEAQRLLGDAVRVVAAFQNVSAAALQNLERAVECDILVCGDDMAAKEAVIALIRRLGLRAWDAGSLRMARAVEEITPLLISLNRRYGSRSAGIRITGLEETTSSS; via the coding sequence ATGAAAATCGCTGTGATCGGAGGAACGGGGAAGGAAGGGCGAGGTCTCGTCTTACGCTTGGCGGCCTCGGGCGCCGATGAGGTATTCATCGGTTCGCGTCAGGCGGAGAAAGCCCAAGCGAAGGCCGAAGCGTTGAATCAGCAGTTGGGTCGAAGGGCAGTCGTCGGGTTGGAGAATCGCGCAGCAGCGCACGCGGCCGATCTCGCGATCCTCTGCGTGCCTTATGCCGCGCATGAAGAGACGCTGCGGACGATCGCTCCTGAACTTCAGGGGAAGATCCTCGTGGACACGACCGTGCCTCTCGATCCGCACGATCCGCTGCGTCTGCGACGGCGCTCGGAGCAGTCGGCGGCTGAGGAAGCCCAACGGCTATTGGGCGATGCCGTGAGGGTTGTCGCCGCCTTTCAGAATGTCTCAGCCGCCGCTTTGCAGAATCTGGAGCGGGCTGTCGAATGCGACATCCTGGTCTGCGGGGACGATATGGCGGCGAAGGAGGCCGTCATCGCCCTCATTCGCCGGTTGGGCTTGCGCGCTTGGGATGCCGGGTCCCTTCGGATGGCGCGCGCAGTCGAGGAGATCACCCCTTTGCTCATCTCGTTGAATCGGCGCTATGGATCGCGATCCGCGGGCATTCGCATCACGGGCCTTGAGGAAACGACCTCAAGCTCGTGA
- the cofE gene encoding coenzyme F420-0:L-glutamate ligase, producing MARAIQVIGIEGVPEVRPGDDLVALLLEALASEGLALQDGDILVLTQKIVSKAEGRLVVLSEVEPSAFARTIAHHMGKDPRLLEVILREARRIVRMDRQVLVVETPHGFVCANAGVDRSNVGEGRVALLPRDPDASARAIQREIKRRVGVEIAVLITDTFGRPWREGLTEVAIGVAGLAALKDYRGQHDRFGVPLQATVVAVADELACAAGLLMEKLAGIPAVIIRGYAYERHEGTASALVRPPERDLFR from the coding sequence ATGGCTCGCGCGATTCAGGTGATCGGCATCGAAGGGGTGCCCGAGGTGCGACCGGGCGATGATCTGGTGGCGCTGCTGCTTGAGGCGTTAGCCAGCGAGGGACTCGCACTCCAGGACGGCGATATTCTGGTGCTCACGCAGAAGATTGTCTCCAAAGCAGAAGGACGGCTCGTCGTGCTCAGCGAGGTCGAGCCATCAGCCTTCGCTCGGACCATCGCCCATCACATGGGGAAAGATCCTCGCCTCCTCGAGGTGATTTTGCGCGAAGCGCGACGCATCGTGCGCATGGATCGGCAAGTGCTCGTGGTGGAGACGCCGCATGGATTCGTCTGCGCGAATGCGGGCGTGGATCGTTCGAATGTAGGCGAGGGGCGCGTGGCGCTTCTGCCTCGGGATCCAGATGCTTCGGCGCGCGCTATTCAGCGCGAGATCAAGCGACGCGTGGGCGTTGAAATCGCCGTCCTCATCACCGATACGTTCGGTCGGCCCTGGCGCGAGGGGTTGACCGAAGTCGCCATTGGCGTGGCCGGGCTCGCTGCTCTCAAGGACTATCGGGGACAGCACGATCGTTTCGGCGTGCCGCTGCAGGCGACAGTCGTGGCCGTGGCCGACGAATTGGCGTGTGCCGCTGGCCTGTTGATGGAGAAGCTCGCCGGAATTCCCGCGGTGATCATTCGTGGTTATGCGTATGAGCGGCACGAAGGAACTGCGTCGGCGCTCGTGCGTCCGCCCGAGCGCGATTTGTTTCGCTGA